The DNA segment ACTCTTGCTTTTCTAGCAGCTCTATCAGCAGTACTAAATGTACCAAAACCTATGAAGCTTATGCTATCGCCTTTTGAAAGCAGAGCAGAGATTGTCTCAAGAGCAGCATCAACTGCTTTTAGAGAATCTTTTTTTGAAAGACCAGCCTTATCGGCAACAGCTTGAATAAATTCAGCTTTTTTCATTAACTATCCTTTTGTAGAAGTGTTATAGTGGGCTATTCTACAATGTTTTTTGAAAAAAAACAATATATTTTCAATAAAAATTTAAAAAATTTGCCTAAATTTTGACATTTTTTTGAGAATTTTACGAAATTTCTAGCACTAATTCGGTTTTTAGACCTATTTTTTGTATTTGTACCAAAGTTGCTTCCGTGAAATTTAGAGCTAAAATTTCATCTTTTGTTTTGGCATTTTTTAAAGCCAACTCTCTTAAAATTTTTCCGCGATAGGCTTTTGCATAGTGGCTGACGATTTTTTTATTTTTTACAAATTTAAATGTAAGATACTCTTGCTTTATCTCATAAAATTTCTTATAAAACTCAGCTCTAAGATCAACTA comes from the Campylobacter mucosalis genome and includes:
- a CDS encoding HU family DNA-binding protein — its product is MKKAEFIQAVADKAGLSKKDSLKAVDAALETISALLSKGDSISFIGFGTFSTADRAARKARVPGTKKVIDVPASKAVKFKVGKKLKEAVAGAKKAKKK